From one Magnetococcales bacterium genomic stretch:
- a CDS encoding phage virion morphogenesis protein, with protein sequence MIEINIDEAPVLALLDRLTVKGSDMSGAFMAIAGVMLDAVEENFEQEGRPPWPQNEKNGKKLADSTIAQREKKGHWPGKVLQVSGQLAASVTASYGPFAAIVGTNKIYAAIHQFGGQAGRGHKVTIPARPFLRLGEDDVEDVLAIINRYLLAP encoded by the coding sequence ATGATCGAAATCAATATCGATGAAGCCCCCGTCCTGGCCCTGTTGGACAGGTTGACCGTCAAGGGCAGCGACATGTCCGGGGCCTTCATGGCCATTGCCGGGGTAATGCTGGATGCGGTGGAGGAGAATTTCGAGCAGGAGGGGCGGCCTCCTTGGCCGCAGAATGAGAAAAACGGAAAGAAGCTTGCCGATTCGACCATCGCGCAGCGCGAGAAAAAAGGCCACTGGCCGGGCAAGGTCCTCCAGGTGTCCGGTCAGCTTGCCGCCTCCGTCACGGCAAGCTATGGCCCTTTTGCCGCCATCGTCGGCACCAACAAGATCTACGCCGCCATCCACCAGTTTGGTGGGCAGGCCGGACGTGGCCACAAAGTCACCATCCCCGCCCGACCCTTCCTACGCCTTGGAGAGGACGATGTGGAGGATGTGCTGGCCATCATCAACCGCTATCTCCTCGCGCCCTGA
- a CDS encoding minor capsid protein — MSDLGYAVKLPPEEAIKYFEQKGYAITWGWRDMKPEHHARAFTVAKGDSLEILETLRQGLTKALAEGRTERDFAREATPLLQKAGWWGRQLRQDPTGVEKLVQLGSPQRLELIYRTNLQTAYMAGRYKQMVEMAPDRPYWQYVAVMDSKTRAGHRALHGRVLRWDDPIWKTIYPPNGFRCRCRVRALSQAALERQGLRVDSSEGHTYPVERVVGTGEMETVTGIKLPGMDAGFVPDHRWDYNPGEAWARWDPNGHLPDCPGEGLDFAEGRPCLKMQPGQKTWKDYNRPDLRQVGDALRLPPPELLRKGESAEEALRIVQTALGVSLAQPMRVVETPVDPVVIRAEWLPHLVAKRDQFRERYGNYLVPTLESPFEVWLTAYEDGLRRRFIGLFRDSRDLLIVARENRDGSLLWNAIRMQDDDLNNQRTGLLLWSKKGTGG; from the coding sequence ATGAGTGATCTGGGCTACGCCGTCAAGCTGCCTCCGGAAGAGGCCATCAAGTATTTTGAGCAAAAGGGCTACGCCATCACCTGGGGCTGGCGGGACATGAAACCGGAGCATCACGCCAGGGCTTTCACGGTGGCCAAGGGGGACAGTCTGGAGATCCTAGAAACCCTCCGGCAGGGGCTGACCAAAGCCCTGGCCGAAGGCCGGACGGAGCGGGATTTCGCCAGGGAGGCCACTCCCCTGTTGCAAAAAGCCGGGTGGTGGGGGCGTCAACTACGCCAAGACCCGACCGGGGTCGAAAAGCTGGTGCAGCTTGGCAGCCCGCAGCGGCTGGAGCTGATCTACCGCACCAACCTGCAAACCGCCTACATGGCGGGCCGCTACAAGCAGATGGTGGAGATGGCCCCGGATCGGCCCTATTGGCAGTATGTGGCGGTGATGGACTCGAAGACTCGCGCCGGCCACCGGGCTCTGCACGGGCGGGTTTTGCGTTGGGATGATCCGATCTGGAAAACAATCTACCCCCCCAACGGCTTCCGCTGCCGCTGCCGGGTGCGGGCCTTGTCCCAGGCGGCGCTGGAGCGCCAAGGGCTCCGGGTGGACTCCTCCGAGGGCCACACCTACCCGGTGGAGCGGGTGGTCGGGACCGGCGAGATGGAGACTGTCACCGGGATCAAGCTGCCGGGCATGGATGCCGGTTTCGTGCCGGATCATCGCTGGGATTACAACCCCGGCGAGGCCTGGGCGCGGTGGGACCCAAACGGCCATCTGCCGGATTGTCCAGGCGAGGGACTGGATTTCGCCGAGGGCAGGCCTTGCTTGAAGATGCAGCCGGGACAAAAGACCTGGAAGGATTACAACCGGCCCGATCTGCGGCAGGTGGGGGATGCATTGCGATTGCCTCCTCCTGAATTGCTGCGAAAAGGGGAGAGTGCGGAAGAGGCTTTGCGGATCGTCCAGACAGCTCTTGGCGTGAGTCTCGCCCAACCCATGCGGGTCGTCGAGACCCCGGTGGATCCGGTGGTGATTCGTGCCGAGTGGCTGCCGCATCTGGTAGCCAAGCGCGACCAGTTCCGGGAGCGCTATGGCAATTATCTCGTTCCGACGCTGGAGAGCCCTTTCGAGGTCTGGCTGACGGCCTATGAAGACGGCCTGAGAAGGCGTTTCATCGGCCTGTTCCGGGATTCACGGGATCTGCTGATAGTGGCGCGGGAGAATCGGGACGGCAGTTTGCTGTGGAACGCGATCCGCATGCAAGACGACGATTTGAACAATCAGCGGACCGGCTTGTTGCTTTGGAGCAAGAAAGGGACCGGGGGTTAG